The Dasypus novemcinctus isolate mDasNov1 chromosome 2, mDasNov1.1.hap2, whole genome shotgun sequence genome includes a region encoding these proteins:
- the TICAM2 gene encoding TIR domain-containing adapter molecule 2 isoform X2 — translation MGGCFLPWRVQGTKWEVRASRRVGAGVSHRRGGGGCSPQPDTQVCTAKARWTSFPRRASKSGRTRGITKKREVPESPHFLRCPVPHRHFLSSAILTQLLPSAVSGPAESARRLGPACRLAATRAEAASPEPRALPAARGEAPGEPRPPGAQRRRLAVGGDSSLLDFRAPARRARPGTGACGRWDGIGELARRDSPASRRLGEATHPQGLLSGRRKASGLAARLRLPE, via the coding sequence ATGGGTGGCTGCTTCCTTCCCTGGAGAGTTCAGGggaccaaatgggaggtccgggCTTCGCGGCGGGTCGGCGCTGGGGTGTCCCACAGGCGCGGAGGTGGCGGCTGCAGTCCCCAGCCCGACACCCAGGTCTGCACGGCGAAGGCACGGTGGACTTCTTTTCCCCGCCGGGCCTCGAAATCTGGGCGTACGAGGGGCattacaaaaaagagagaagtgccGGAGAGTCCACATTTCCTCCGGTGCCCAGTTCCCCATCGCCATTTCCTCTCTTCCGCCATTCTCACCCAGCTTCTTCCCTCTGCGGTCAGCGGTCCCGCCGAGTCAGCCCGGCGGCTGGGCCCGGCCTGCCGACTCGCTGCCACCCGCGCCGAGGCAGCGTCTCCGGAGCCGCGGGCCTTGCCGGCCGCACGCGGGGAAGCTCCCGGCGAGCCGCGACCTCCAGGGGCTCAGCGGCGGCGCCTCGCGGTGGGCGGGGACTCCTCGCTCCTCGACTTCCgcgccccggctcggcgggcccGGCCGGGCACTGGGGCCTGTGGTCGCTGGGACGGGATTGGCGAGTTAGCGCGCAGGGACAGCCCCGCCTCTCGACGGCTAGGGGAAGCCACACACCCGCAGGGTTTGCTCAGTGGAAGACGGAAAGCCTCGGGGCTGGCCGCGCGCCTCCGCCTTCCAG